The sequence GGCGGTCCACGAAGAGGGCTTTCAGGTCGATCGAGAGTCCGATGGCGCGCTGCGATTCTGCCGGCCAGACGGGCGGCTCATCCCCGAGGTTCCATCGCCGGCCGCAGCGCCTGCCGATCCGGCGCACGCGCTTCGATCAGGCCACGTAGCGCAGGGCCTCAACATCCACCCGCGTACTTCGTGCCCAGGCTGGCTGGGGGAGCCCCTCGACGTCGGCTGGGCGATCGACGTCTTGCATCCTCGCGCTCTCAAGAATTTGCCGCCTTTCAGATCCGAACCTTGAACACTCGCGCGAGCTGAAGC comes from Candidatus Methylomirabilota bacterium and encodes:
- a CDS encoding HNH endonuclease signature motif containing protein, whose translation is MRHDRHGRLQEIGARTRTIPPALRRALQHRDRGCRFPGCGVRFGQGHHIRHWAQGGPTTLSNRTLLCRRHHRAVHEEGFQVDRESDGALRFCRPDGRLIPEVPSPAAAPADPAHALRSGHVAQGLNIHPRTSCPGWLGEPLDVGWAIDVLHPRALKNLPPFRSEP